A genomic region of Friedmanniella luteola contains the following coding sequences:
- a CDS encoding acyl-CoA dehydrogenase family protein — protein MDFAVVDEHTELRRAVAEIAADFGGAYYARKAEAREFPTELWQTLGRHGYLGASIPEAYGGGGGGLAELAIVCEESAAQGCPLLLMIVNTAIAAEMITRHGTEEQRSRWLPGLAAGTTRIAFAITEPDAGSNTHRLATTAVADGDGYRLDGQKYYISGVDEADAVLVVARTGTDEHTGEAALSLFVVDTDAPGLVAQPLPVAVALPERQFTLFLDGVRVGRDRLVGTEGAGFRQVFAGLNPERVTGAALAVGIGRYALARASRYVGERTVWGTPVGAHQGVAHPLAQAKIEIELAALMTAKAAWLHDQGQPAGEAANMAKYAAAEAALAALDAAIQAHGGNGVSTEYGLIPLWGLARLLRIAPVSREMILNYVAQHSLGLPRSY, from the coding sequence ATGGACTTCGCGGTCGTCGACGAGCACACCGAGCTGCGGCGGGCGGTGGCCGAGATCGCCGCCGACTTCGGCGGCGCCTACTACGCCCGCAAGGCCGAGGCGCGCGAGTTCCCCACCGAGCTGTGGCAGACGCTGGGCCGCCACGGGTACCTGGGGGCCAGCATCCCCGAGGCCTACGGCGGTGGCGGCGGCGGCCTCGCCGAGCTGGCGATCGTCTGCGAGGAGTCCGCCGCGCAGGGCTGCCCGCTGCTGCTCATGATCGTCAACACCGCCATCGCCGCGGAGATGATCACCCGCCACGGCACGGAGGAGCAGCGCTCGCGGTGGCTGCCCGGCCTGGCGGCGGGGACGACGAGGATCGCGTTCGCGATCACCGAGCCCGACGCGGGTTCCAACACCCACCGGTTGGCCACCACGGCCGTGGCCGACGGCGACGGGTACCGGCTGGACGGCCAGAAGTACTACATCTCCGGCGTCGACGAGGCGGACGCGGTCCTCGTCGTGGCCCGGACCGGGACCGACGAGCACACCGGCGAGGCGGCCCTGTCGCTGTTCGTCGTCGACACCGACGCCCCCGGGCTGGTCGCCCAGCCGCTGCCGGTCGCGGTGGCCCTGCCCGAGCGCCAGTTCACGCTGTTCCTCGACGGCGTCCGGGTGGGGCGCGACCGGCTGGTCGGCACGGAGGGGGCCGGCTTCCGCCAGGTCTTCGCCGGGCTCAACCCGGAGCGGGTCACGGGAGCGGCGCTAGCCGTGGGGATCGGCCGCTACGCCCTCGCCCGGGCCAGCCGCTACGTGGGCGAGCGGACGGTCTGGGGCACACCCGTCGGCGCGCACCAGGGCGTCGCCCACCCGCTGGCGCAGGCGAAGATCGAGATCGAGCTCGCCGCGCTGATGACCGCGAAGGCCGCGTGGCTGCACGACCAGGGCCAGCCCGCCGGGGAGGCCGCGAACATGGCCAAGTACGCGGCGGCGGAGGCGGCGCTGGCGGCGCTGGACGCCGCCATCCAGGCCCACGGCGGCAACGGCGTCTCCACCGAGTACGGGCTCATCCCGCTGTGGGGGCTGGCGCGGCTGCTGCGGATCGCCCCGGTCAGCCGCGAGATGATCTTGAACTACGTGGCCCAGCACTCCCTGGGGCTGCCGCGCTCGTACTGA